The proteins below are encoded in one region of Colletotrichum lupini chromosome 5, complete sequence:
- a CDS encoding siderophore iron transporter mirB: MSSPFVQQAAAESQTQSLDEKTPGKTTTEITSDNDVESEKEEAQNGVKKIQAITTAWTWRALIFTYVLIWVTSYTHSMQQQMNSNLGPYVTSSFRRHGLTATTGIVSGLASGVSQLPLAKILNIFGRMEGYMLAHLLCCFGLILMAVCRNVETYAAAQVFWAVGSGGIGYIHTVLISDTTSIRNRMIIYTLNSTAYIANAFAGPIVAQLFNDHSSFRWAFGSFAIIFPAFGSMITIMLWWNLRKAYKLGQGPELKQSGRSLKESFFFYCTEFDVVGMFLIMFGFSLFLLPFSLVSYTAKKWAAGHIIAMIILGIFCLVAFGFWEKKYATTPLVPWVNLKDRTILGSAAVAGVIGLSFSSWDSFFSSYLQVVHRQSISQAGFIGNIYTIASCTWGPIVGLLIRQTNHYKWIACAAIPVACLSTGLLIHFRTPDTYIGYIIMCQILKAVSAGTIIICEQLAVMSVVKHNEVSVMLALIGLATSVGRSIGRAISGAIWTNEFLDFLIKYLPEDNKADAATIYGDIKVQLSYAWGTPARAGIVHAYGDVQRHMVICGAAFMPLALACVFLWKNVNVAKVQQTKGQSFIQMSVYTTYSKVIQDHESPWRTMNSNLSQEYD; this comes from the exons ATGAGCTCCCCTTTCGTCCAGCAGGCCGCAGCCGAGAGCCAGACTCAGAGCCTCGACGAAAAGACACCAGGCAAGACCACGACGGAGATCACCTCTGACAATGATGTCGAGagcgagaaggaggaggcccAGAATGGTGTCAAGAAGATCCAGGCTATCACCACGGCTTGGACCTGGAGAGCCCTCATCTTTACCTACGTCTT GATCTGGGTGACGTCTTACACCCATTCAATGCAACAGCAGATGAACAGCAACCTCGGACCCTACGTTACTTCATCGTTCCGCCGTCACGGCCTTACCGCCACCACCGGTATCGTCTCAGGCCTGGCTAGCGGTGTCTCGCAGTTGCCCCTCGCCAAGATCCTCAACATCTTTGGTCGCATGGAAGGCTACATGTTGGCCCATCTCCTCTGCTGCTTCGGTCTGATCTTGATGGCTGTCTGCCGCAACGTGGAGACCTACGCCGCTGCACAG GTCTTTTGGGCTGTTGGAAGTGGTGGTATTGGCTACATCCACACTGTCCTCATCTCCGACACCACGTCTATCCGGAACCGAATGATTATCTACACGCTCAACTCGACCGCGTACATTGCCAATGCATTCGCCGGACCTATTGTTGCGCAGCTGTTCAACGACCATAGCAGCTTCCGATGGGCGTTTGGCTCTTTTGCTATCATCTTCCCCGCCTTTGGTTCCATGATTACGATTATGTTGTGGTGGAACCTCAGGAAGGCGTACAAGCTAGGCCAAGGACCGGAGTTGAAGCAGAGCGGCCGGTCTCTGAAGGAGTCATTCTTCTTCTACTGCACAGAGTTTGATG TCGTCGGCATGTTCCTCATCATGTTCGGCTTCTCCCTATTCCTGCTGCCGTTCAGCTTGGTCTCCTACACAGCCAAGAAGTGGGCTGCCGGCCACATCATTGCCATGATTATCCTTGGAATCTTCTGTCTCGTTGCCTTTGGTTTCTGGGAGAAGAAGTACGCAACTACACCTCTTGTTCCATGGGTCAACCTCAAAGACCGGACTATCCTAGGATCGGCCGCCGTGGCTGGTGTCATCGGGCTGAGTTTCAG CTCATGGGATTCTTTCTTCTCATCGTACCTCCAGGTCGTGCACCGCCAGAGCATTAGCCAGGCTGGTTTCATCGGCAACATCTACACGATTGCTTCCTGCACTTGGGGACCCATCGTAGGACT TCTCATCCGCCAGACCAACCACTACAAGTGGATCGCCTGCGCCGCCATCCCCGTCGCCTGCCTCTCCACCGGCCTCCTCATCCACTTCCGCACCCCCGACACCTACATCGGCTACATCATCATGTGCCAGATCCTCAAGGCCGTATCCGCCGGCACAATCATCATCTGCGAGCAGCTCGCCGTCATGTCCGTGGTCAAACACAACGAAGTCAGCGTGATGCTGGCCCTCATCGGCCTGGCCACCTCGGTCGGCCGCTCCATCGGCCGCGCCATCTCCGGTGCCATCTGGACCAACGAGTTCCTCGACTTCTTGATCAAGTACCTCCCCGAGGATAACAAGGCTGATGCTGCTACGATTTACGGAGACATCAAGGTGCAGCTTTCGTATGCTTGGGGAACTCCCGCTCGCGCTGGTATTGTGCATGCTTATGGAGATGTTCAGCGGCATATGGTTATTTGCGGTGCGGCTTTCATGCCTCTGGCGCTGGCTTGTGTGTTTTTGTGGAAGAATGTCAATGTTGCGAAGGTGCAACAAACCAAGGGCCAA TCTTTCATCCAAATGTCTGTTTACACTACATATAGCAAAGTAATACAAGACCATGAATCTCCTTGGAGAACGATGAATTCAAATTTGTCGCAGGAATATGATTGA
- a CDS encoding thioesterase domain-containing protein, with protein MRTHQTPTECEVIQPATPRGQILTPLILIHDGGGTTFAYHCLSQLAGRAVFGIANPRFHSGVPWEGGVPEMAAAYLQMIRNTVTKGREFPAQAPYSYVTTADGGRLKRRRILLGGWSLGGLLSLEIARLVGEEDRDVEIVGLLFVDSVYPVWPKGSEVKIGRFVEDEKLETEEPKNVRLAKRAMKMAGQVVRVWKMPRCGAAGETEVEVPKAVGYADADSSDGGGERAGTTADEADVEKDFYVSKEEKETAEVMWERPPRAVLVKAKEHVPMPIEGISSVDVYRGDEKLGWDGYCPGFVEEVLLTEGSHFDMFAWANCDGITEKINEACQILEGVTI; from the coding sequence ATGCGCACTCACCAAACCCCAACAGAATGCGAAGTCATCCAACCCGCCACCCCGCGCGGCCAAATCCTCACGCCCCTAATCCTCATccacgacggcggcggcacgACTTTCGCCTACCACTGCCTCTCCCAGCTCGCAGGCCGCGCCGTCTTCGGCATCGCGAACCCGCGCTTCCACTCCGGTGTGCCATGGGAAGGCGGCGTCCCCGAGATGGCGGCGGCGTACCTGCAAATGATTCGGAATACGGTTACCAAGGGGAGGGAGTTCCCCGCCCAGGCGCCGTACTCATATGTTACGACTGCTGATGGCGGGAGactgaagaggaggaggatttTGCTGGGCGGGTGGAGCCTGGGCGGATTGCTCTCGTTGGAGATTGCGAGGTTGGTTGGCGAAGAGGATCGCGATGTTGAGATTGTGGGGTTGCTCTTCGTGGATAGTGTGTATCCCGTCTGGCCCAAGGGTTCGGAGGTCAAGATTGGGAGGTTTGTCGAGGATGAGAAACTGGAGACGGAGGAGCCGAAGAATGTGAGGCTTGCGAAGAGGGCGATGAAGATGGCCGGGCAGGTTGTGAGGGTTTGGAAGATGCCGAGGTGCGGGGCGGCGGGTGAGACGGAGGTGGAGGTTCCCAAGGCCGTTGGCTATGCTGATGCCGATAGTTCCGATGGAGGAGGCGAAAGGGCAGGGACGACGGCGGATGAAGCGGACGTGGAAAAGGACTTTTACGTTTccaaggaggagaaggagacggCCGAGGTCATGTGGGAGAGGCCGCCGCGGGCTGTGCTCGTCAAGGCCAAGGAGCACGTTCCGATGCCGATCGAGGGGATCAGTTCCGTGGATGTGTATCGTGGGGATGAGAAGCTTGGGTGGGATGGGTATTGTCCAGGGTTTGTGGAGGAGGTGTTGTTGACGGAGGGGAGTCATTTTGATATGTTTGCTTGGGCGAACTGTGATGGGATAACGGAGAAGATTAACGAGGCTTGTCAGATACTGGAAGGGGTTACTATATGA
- a CDS encoding cytochrome P450 6A1, with protein sequence MSINKTGKGKPVIATMSLATAATQTLLRPQTWPASIWVLLLTGLAYAVGFLAYRPSFPRNAPKVVRGWPVLGTPRFFTDRGNFLAEGARSGRFGNWSFYFGKMRIVGLSGDAGRRVFFESRDLDFTKGYGALFNATPRIDVAKNGTQVEEDSFGAKFNRNLVKLLRKELLDTRLPLLIKDTRDTMDELAARVGETPTVADDIAGSETEGVSDPFEDMYRLVFKLTMRMVGCDEIAEDEDLLRRVLRIFEGIDGASTATKVMFPWMPTVGHLRRVYSGARMYMILEKIIKERKDRGVPGSDALQYLMENGDSTVEMVAFIVGALFAGLINSGINAAYLLCFMATEETWYEKVQEEVDGVIARHRLSEEESAEQVLGRLDMETWEAEFPMIDLGLKETIRHTITGCGFRYNGSGKDVAIGGSGEVVPDDAYVVYHFDTTHMDPGFFPEPLRWDPGRYLPGREEDKKDPHAFIGWGAGRHPCLGMRFAKMEMAVTTALFVARFNYHLVDAKGNRMARVPEDSVDRNKHSASKPREKMFLKYSLRA encoded by the exons ATGTCT ATCAACAAAACCGGGAAAGGAAAGCCGGTCATCGCCACAATGTCCCTCGCGACAGCAGCAACCCAGACCCTCCTCCGCCCGCAAACGTGGCCGGCGTCGATCTGGGTCCTCCTCCTCACGGGGCTCGCCTACGCCGTCGGCTTCCTCGCCTACCGCCCCTCGTTCCCGCGCAACGCGCCCAAGGTGGTGCGCGGGTGGCCCGTCCTCGGCACGCCGCGCTTCTTCACGGACCGGGGGAATTTCCTGGCCGAGGGGGCGCGGTCGGGCCGGTTCGGGAACTGGAGTTTTTATTTTGGGAAGATGAGGATCGTGGGGTTGTCCGGGGACGCTGGGCGGCGTGTGTTTTTTGAGAGTCGCGATTTGGATTTTACAAAGGG ATACGGCGCCCTCTTCAACGCGACCCCGCGCATCGACGTCGCTAAAAACGGGACCCAAGTCGAGGAAGACAGCTTCGGCGCCAAATTCAACCGTAACCTCGTCAAGCTCCTCCGCAAGGAACTCCTCGACACCCGCCTCCCGCTGCTGATCAAAGACACGCGCGACACGATGGACGAGCTCGCCGCCCGCGTCGGCGAGACCCCGACCGTCGCGGACGACATCGCCGGGTCGGAGACGGAGGGCGTCAGCGACCCGTTCGAGGACATGTACCGCCTCGTGTTCAAGCTCACGATGCGCATGGTCGGCTGCGACGAGATcgccgaggacgaggacCTGCTGCGGCGCGTGCTGCGGATATTCGAGGGGATCGACGGCGCGAGCACGGCGACCAAGGTCATGTTTCCTTGGATGCCGACGGTGGGGCACCTGAGGAGGGTGTACAGCGGCGCGCGGATGTACATGATCCTGGAGAAGATTATCAAGGAGAGGAAGGACCGCGGGGTTCCCGGGAGCGACGCGCTGCAGTACCTGATGGAGAACGGGGACAGCACGGTCGAGATGGTTGCGTTTATCGTCGGCGCGCTGTTTGCGGGGTTGATTAACAGCGGGATCAACGCCGCGTACCTGCTGTGTTTCATGGCGACGGAGGAGACGTGGTATGAGAAGGTGCAGGAGGAGGTGGACGGTGTTATTGCGCGGCATAGGCTGTCCGAGGAGGAGAGCGCCGAGCAGGTTCTGGGGAGGCTCGATATGGAGACGTGGGAGGCCGAATTTCCGATGATTGATTTGGGGTTGAAGGAGACGATTCGGCATACGATTACGGGGTGCGGGTTCCGGTATAACGGGAGCGGGAAAGATGTTGCCATCGGTGGGAGTGGTGAGGTTGTGCCGGATGATGCGTATGTTGTGTACCATTTCGATACCACGCACATGGATCCGGGGTTCTTCCCGGAGCCGTTGCGGTGGGATCCGGGACGGTATTTGCCTGGGCGGGAGGAGGATAAGAAGGATCCGCATGCGTTTATCGGGTGGGGTGCTGGGAGGCATCCGTGTCTCGGGATGAGG TTTGCGAAGATGGAAATGGCCGTCACGACGGCGCTCTTTGTCGCGAGGTTCAACTATCACCTGGTGGACGCCAAGGGGAACAGGATGGCGAGGGTGCCCGAGGACTCTGTGGATCGGAACAAGCACTCTGCGTCCAAGCCAAGGGAGAAGATGTTTTTGAAGTATTCACTCAGGGCGTAG